A single window of Paenibacillus sp. FSL H8-0537 DNA harbors:
- a CDS encoding ABC transporter permease, producing MEAVRRRKPHRIQIFKDIGSRAFMITASCSFLLLLLLWSLLSYTEAVNPVFLPKPHVVLATFIELLGSSDYWNHIGVSLFRVMSGFLLACALGIPIGILAGTFKFGEALIEPPMEFIRYMPAVAFIPLIMVWAGIGEWAKVLLIFIGCFFQLVLMVADNTRRVSQDLLQASFTLGAGRWKAIETVLIPAIQPQLMHTMRLILGWAWTYLVVAELVAVNSGLGYAIMKAQRFLNTEEIFVGIFVIGLLGLISDRIFAFLNRRLFPWV from the coding sequence ATGGAGGCAGTTCGGCGGCGGAAGCCGCATCGGATACAGATTTTTAAAGATATTGGCTCCCGGGCGTTTATGATTACGGCTAGCTGCTCTTTTCTGCTCCTTCTGCTGCTGTGGTCGCTGCTTAGCTATACGGAGGCTGTGAACCCTGTATTTTTGCCGAAGCCGCATGTCGTGCTTGCGACCTTTATAGAGCTGCTCGGCAGCTCTGATTATTGGAATCATATTGGCGTTAGCTTATTTCGCGTTATGTCAGGCTTCCTGTTGGCATGTGCGCTAGGCATTCCTATCGGAATATTGGCTGGAACGTTCAAATTCGGCGAAGCGCTAATAGAGCCTCCGATGGAATTTATCCGCTACATGCCAGCGGTTGCTTTTATTCCGCTTATTATGGTTTGGGCGGGGATTGGCGAGTGGGCCAAGGTATTGCTTATTTTTATCGGCTGTTTCTTCCAGCTCGTGCTGATGGTGGCTGACAATACGCGAAGGGTGTCGCAGGATTTGCTGCAAGCTTCCTTCACGCTTGGGGCGGGGCGCTGGAAGGCAATCGAGACGGTGCTCATACCGGCGATCCAACCGCAATTAATGCATACGATGCGGCTTATTCTCGGCTGGGCGTGGACGTATCTAGTTGTGGCGGAGCTGGTTGCTGTCAACAGCGGGCTTGGATATGCCATCATGAAGGCGCAGCGATTTTTGAATACGGAGGAGATTTTTGTAGGTATTTTCGTTATTGGGCTGCTGGGCTTGATCAGCGATCGCATTTTTGCCTTTTTGAACCGCAGATTGTTCCCTTGGGTATAG
- a CDS encoding iron chelate uptake ABC transporter family permease subunit, whose translation MTTRTKANPLFVSALFILGPILVIACFAWHLATGFIGVGLSDFADALIHKDWDSKAFMIMSEYRLPSAVALTLAGAGLAASAAILQGLMRNRLAAPTTFGLTEMSSLALFLAWPFIFSEEASTSIPIVTAALSIAGCLTGCIIMYGMTRFLKIPPSSMQFIFAGAFLGTAAHFTILLVRLYANDRYDISAVLTAVSGVYITGKSSYALASLIIVALVAAVGLSFFISKHFYGVRAAGAVVYGLSAAVVILMTGLAVWLVGPVACIGLIASALLSKWCGNDYRIIIPGSAIIGAIVLLLLSILSKSLSPLGDIPIAHTTNAVAIPLFIIILWKHYRKMKT comes from the coding sequence ATGACCACACGTACGAAAGCGAATCCACTGTTTGTGTCTGCCTTGTTTATTTTAGGGCCTATTTTGGTGATTGCTTGTTTTGCTTGGCATTTAGCCACGGGCTTTATAGGTGTTGGCCTCAGTGATTTCGCCGATGCCCTCATTCATAAAGACTGGGATTCAAAAGCATTTATGATAATGAGCGAATATCGGCTTCCAAGTGCAGTAGCCCTGACATTAGCAGGAGCCGGCCTCGCCGCTTCCGCAGCTATTCTTCAAGGCCTCATGCGTAATCGCTTGGCTGCGCCCACGACTTTTGGTCTCACCGAAATGTCGAGTCTTGCTCTATTTTTAGCTTGGCCGTTTATTTTTAGTGAAGAGGCTTCCACTTCTATTCCCATCGTCACGGCTGCTCTCAGTATCGCCGGCTGTTTGACTGGCTGCATCATCATGTATGGGATGACGCGCTTTCTCAAAATCCCGCCATCCTCGATGCAGTTTATTTTTGCCGGAGCATTCCTTGGAACAGCTGCCCATTTCACTATTTTGCTTGTTCGCCTATACGCCAATGACCGTTACGATATTAGTGCAGTATTAACAGCAGTAAGCGGTGTATACATTACAGGAAAAAGCTCTTACGCCTTAGCTTCACTCATTATTGTCGCCTTGGTCGCTGCTGTAGGGCTATCCTTCTTTATTTCTAAGCATTTTTATGGAGTAAGAGCAGCTGGAGCTGTTGTATATGGCCTATCCGCCGCAGTCGTTATTCTTATGACCGGTCTTGCCGTTTGGCTTGTCGGCCCAGTAGCTTGTATAGGCCTGATAGCATCTGCCCTGCTGAGCAAATGGTGCGGCAATGATTACCGAATCATTATTCCGGGCTCAGCCATTATTGGAGCGATTGTATTATTACTCTTAAGCATTTTAAGCAAATCCTTATCGCCCCTTGGCGATATACCGATTGCCCACACTACCAATGCCGTTGCCATTCCATTATTCATTATTATATTGTGGAAGCATTATCGCAAAATGAAGACGTAG
- a CDS encoding urea amidolyase associated protein UAAP2, giving the protein MAAFNLVESSRKAAEAVYSKTILAGDGWMHDLLPGQVLRIVDLEGNQAADTLFYDADQPEDHYSAIATIAGQANVYLTAGSVLRAESGKPLVTIVADTCGRHDTIGGSCSAQSNTVRYAHEKLHMHNCRDTFMLQLAKREAGYTKRDLAPNVNFFMNVPVTAEGGLQFADGVSAPGYYVEMQSHGRVTVLISNCPQLNNPCNAYNPTSVQALIWNE; this is encoded by the coding sequence ATGGCAGCATTTAACTTGGTAGAAAGCTCGCGTAAGGCGGCGGAAGCTGTGTACAGTAAAACCATTTTGGCCGGCGATGGCTGGATGCATGATTTGCTGCCTGGACAAGTGCTCAGAATTGTCGATCTCGAAGGTAATCAGGCGGCGGATACACTATTTTACGATGCGGATCAGCCGGAAGATCATTATAGCGCCATAGCAACGATTGCAGGGCAAGCCAATGTGTATTTAACGGCAGGCTCGGTGCTGCGGGCAGAGTCGGGCAAGCCGCTCGTAACGATCGTTGCCGATACATGCGGACGCCATGATACGATTGGCGGCTCCTGCTCTGCACAGAGCAACACGGTGAGATATGCCCATGAAAAACTGCATATGCACAACTGCCGCGATACGTTCATGCTCCAGCTGGCGAAACGGGAGGCTGGCTATACAAAGCGCGATTTGGCGCCTAATGTGAACTTTTTCATGAATGTGCCAGTAACAGCCGAGGGCGGCTTGCAGTTTGCGGACGGCGTATCCGCGCCTGGCTACTACGTAGAAATGCAATCGCATGGCAGGGTGACAGTGCTCATCAGCAACTGTCCGCAGTTGAACAATCCTTGCAATGCCTATAACCCAACATCTGTGCAGGCACTAATCTGGAACGAATAA
- a CDS encoding asparaginase has protein sequence MMLSIKRMTVFSLSAIIALVTFISPVGAAEAAVQAITFPEVPASFQKSKLPNILVIGTGGTIAGQSTDETSFQTYRAGTLLIKDMVKSLPNLDKMADVETVQFGNKGSSAYLMDDLASLSMTVDAALKKYDGVVVTTGTDTMEEIGYFLDLTVRSSKPVVITGSMRPWTVIGSDAPANLFNAIKLAASGKTKKFGTVLMLNDEIHAVREVTKTNALRLDTFESPGFGPLGYIDESIIQIYRVPTRALKTDAEWATPFDLSKLPKAGFSKVEIAYSYQGAGGEAIKGFVDGGAKGIVTAGTGAGGISAAMREERTKAIEKGVIFVTTTRTGSGNIYGGSEGILAGDNLNAAHARILLMLTLTYTSDFPTMQKWFTVYGALEVPADTAVKAAA, from the coding sequence ATGATGCTGTCTATTAAAAGGATGACTGTTTTTTCGCTTTCTGCCATTATCGCACTCGTAACATTTATTTCTCCTGTAGGAGCCGCTGAGGCTGCTGTCCAGGCAATTACTTTCCCAGAGGTGCCTGCTTCCTTTCAAAAATCGAAGCTCCCTAACATTTTGGTTATTGGTACAGGCGGTACAATTGCTGGACAATCGACTGATGAGACAAGCTTTCAAACGTACCGTGCGGGTACGCTTTTAATTAAAGATATGGTGAAGAGCCTGCCGAATCTGGATAAGATGGCGGACGTTGAGACTGTGCAATTTGGCAACAAAGGCTCATCGGCTTATCTGATGGACGATCTGGCAAGCCTGTCGATGACAGTGGATGCAGCGTTGAAGAAATACGACGGTGTAGTCGTTACGACGGGTACGGATACGATGGAAGAGATCGGTTATTTCCTCGACCTTACGGTCCGCAGCTCGAAGCCGGTTGTCATTACGGGTTCTATGCGTCCGTGGACGGTAATCGGAAGCGATGCTCCAGCGAACTTGTTCAATGCAATCAAGCTGGCGGCAAGCGGCAAGACGAAGAAATTCGGCACGGTGCTTATGCTGAATGATGAAATTCATGCTGTGCGTGAAGTGACGAAAACAAATGCACTTCGTCTCGACACGTTCGAATCGCCTGGATTTGGTCCACTCGGCTATATTGACGAATCGATCATTCAAATTTACCGTGTGCCAACAAGAGCGCTGAAAACCGACGCAGAGTGGGCGACGCCATTTGATCTGTCCAAGCTGCCGAAGGCGGGCTTCTCGAAGGTTGAAATTGCTTATTCGTATCAAGGTGCTGGCGGTGAGGCTATTAAAGGCTTCGTAGACGGCGGTGCAAAAGGGATTGTTACAGCGGGTACGGGAGCTGGCGGCATTTCCGCTGCAATGAGAGAAGAGCGTACGAAAGCGATTGAAAAAGGCGTTATTTTCGTAACGACGACAAGAACCGGATCGGGCAATATTTACGGCGGCAGCGAGGGGATTTTAGCAGGAGACAATTTGAATGCGGCTCATGCTCGTATCCTGCTTATGCTGACTCTGACGTATACAAGCGATTTCCCGACTATGCAAAAATGGTTCACAGTTTATGGTGCACTGGAAGTGCCTGCAGATACAGCGGTGAAAGCTGCTGCATAA
- a CDS encoding SPFH domain-containing protein: MKEFKAWHVNGFLALLVGVLSLVGGIILIVFGASGVQPDFLSIIAGGLLILVFIIASSSLTIVQPNEAKVITFFGKYIGTVRTAGLWMTLPLTNKQKVSLKVRNFNSHTLKVNDADGNPIEIGAVVVFKVTDTSRASFDVDNYERFVEIQSETAVRHTAAQHPYDTHTDENAMSLRGNSEEVAEELLKELQSRLAVAGVEVIETRLTHLAYAPEIASAMLQRQQATAIVAARQKIVEGAVGMVDAALKQLEDSGIELDVERRAAMVNNLMVAIVSDRSATPVINTGSLYT; this comes from the coding sequence ATGAAAGAGTTCAAAGCTTGGCATGTAAATGGATTTTTGGCATTGCTGGTTGGCGTACTGTCGCTTGTTGGGGGAATCATTCTGATTGTGTTTGGCGCATCGGGCGTACAGCCGGACTTCCTTTCGATTATTGCGGGTGGATTGCTGATACTTGTTTTTATTATCGCTTCGTCCTCGCTGACGATTGTGCAGCCGAATGAAGCGAAGGTCATTACCTTTTTTGGAAAATATATCGGTACGGTAAGAACAGCAGGGCTGTGGATGACGCTTCCGCTGACGAACAAGCAGAAGGTATCGCTTAAAGTGCGCAACTTTAACAGCCATACGCTGAAGGTCAATGATGCCGACGGCAATCCGATTGAAATTGGGGCGGTTGTTGTGTTTAAAGTAACGGACACGTCCCGTGCGAGCTTCGATGTCGACAATTATGAGCGTTTCGTGGAAATTCAAAGCGAGACGGCTGTTCGCCACACGGCGGCACAGCACCCATATGATACGCATACGGATGAGAACGCGATGTCTCTGAGAGGCAATTCCGAGGAAGTGGCAGAAGAGCTGCTCAAGGAGCTGCAAAGCAGGCTTGCTGTTGCGGGAGTTGAAGTAATAGAGACGCGGCTGACGCATCTGGCTTACGCCCCGGAAATTGCTAGTGCAATGCTGCAAAGGCAGCAAGCAACAGCGATTGTGGCAGCTCGCCAGAAAATCGTTGAAGGCGCGGTTGGTATGGTGGATGCGGCATTGAAGCAATTGGAGGATAGTGGAATTGAGCTGGACGTGGAGCGGCGTGCGGCGATGGTCAACAATCTGATGGTGGCGATCGTATCGGATCGTTCTGCCACGCCGGTCATTAATACCGGGTCTTTGTACACGTAG
- the urtE gene encoding urea ABC transporter ATP-binding subunit UrtE produces MLAVRQLEAGYGESIILRDVSLKVEPGQVVCLLGRNGVGKTTLMKSIMGLLKARQGTVAYKGVDLTKRAPGRRAKSGMGYVPQGREIFGQLTVYENILIGLEAAPREGRGRGQANMIPPAAIAKFPVLPEMYARRGGDLSGGQQQQLAFARALASQPSLLLLDEPCEGIQPSIVDDIREVIRSIKADGQTAILLVEQSLDFVKSVGDYFYILEKGAIAWEGTLAQLSNDVIKKYLTV; encoded by the coding sequence ATGCTAGCCGTTCGACAGCTTGAGGCCGGGTACGGGGAAAGCATTATTTTGCGCGATGTATCCTTAAAGGTGGAGCCGGGTCAGGTTGTATGCCTACTCGGTCGTAACGGCGTCGGGAAAACGACGTTGATGAAAAGCATTATGGGGCTGCTGAAAGCGCGGCAGGGTACGGTGGCTTATAAAGGCGTGGATCTGACGAAGCGCGCACCGGGCAGAAGGGCGAAGAGCGGCATGGGATACGTGCCGCAGGGAAGAGAGATTTTCGGACAGCTCACGGTATACGAAAATATTTTGATCGGCTTGGAGGCTGCGCCGCGCGAGGGGCGAGGGCGTGGACAGGCGAATATGATCCCGCCCGCTGCCATTGCGAAATTTCCGGTGCTGCCGGAAATGTATGCGCGGCGCGGCGGCGATCTCAGCGGCGGACAGCAGCAGCAGCTTGCTTTCGCCAGAGCGCTCGCTTCGCAGCCCTCTCTGCTGCTGCTCGATGAGCCTTGCGAGGGCATTCAGCCCTCCATCGTGGATGATATCCGCGAGGTCATTCGTTCCATTAAGGCGGATGGCCAGACGGCGATCCTGCTCGTTGAGCAGAGCCTCGATTTTGTAAAAAGCGTAGGCGATTATTTTTATATTTTGGAAAAGGGCGCTATCGCTTGGGAAGGAACGCTCGCGCAGTTGAGCAACGACGTGATCAAGAAATATTTGACGGTATAA
- a CDS encoding alpha/beta fold hydrolase has protein sequence MTHLFVTGGTGFIGQRFIQALAQTKQHVTVLVRSLSKYEQLLDKLNLRHNEFIKPVCGDLTQPLLGLSKEDLARVKTAEVIIHAGGPMDIRLSDEQAKLVFLQASQHMAEIASLIHAETTLRHFIHLVGFKSPFRNEDLSQKEQALATLNHEPPYEQAKFLADLHLREQSVEQGYPLSVVHPGVVIGDSATGETEQLGGLGVLVDAARRKLMALVPGGEKYWLPLFHLDHAAAFLAALAQEEQPISQTYYLLQAKEDNPNMMQLITTMAKELRVAKPVGSLPLGVLSKVLGSPLGGKLGIPQESLSFVVDDSYSLESARYIQQKYALDYTVTPSALRHTIADLDFRLSHSVTAHKGYNQGKLGNMTALHNNNKSGNPILFIPGTFSGADCLIPLAHHFQNANVWLPDLPGLGRSPYHHKSNVIDGHLESLIEAIAAMDAPVTLIGHSYGALLAAKVMERLPERIQALGLLQPVFHPAPSMYKQRWLTEMALSRMSEAALIRSLIKQSCFESEAQIPAEYTRYVQDELRSPRVRKTLAELLRELTHPQSFQLTPEQWDEKKVHILWGEQERNYQLPDRYRHLHMDNLPYGHHFPISHPEHTAQLLRQWLGK, from the coding sequence ATGACACATTTATTTGTTACAGGCGGCACAGGATTTATTGGACAACGATTCATACAGGCCCTTGCACAAACCAAGCAGCACGTAACCGTTCTCGTTCGTTCTTTAAGCAAATATGAGCAGCTTTTGGACAAGCTGAACCTTCGGCATAACGAGTTCATTAAGCCGGTATGCGGCGATTTGACACAGCCTTTATTGGGCTTGAGCAAAGAAGATTTGGCGAGGGTGAAAACAGCAGAGGTCATTATTCATGCGGGTGGCCCTATGGATATCAGACTGAGCGACGAACAGGCTAAGCTGGTGTTTTTACAAGCCTCGCAGCATATGGCTGAAATAGCCTCGCTTATTCATGCGGAGACGACGCTGCGCCATTTTATCCACTTGGTCGGCTTTAAAAGCCCGTTCCGCAATGAGGATCTATCGCAGAAAGAGCAGGCCCTTGCAACTTTAAACCATGAGCCGCCTTATGAGCAGGCCAAGTTCCTCGCCGACCTTCACCTGCGGGAGCAAAGCGTCGAACAAGGCTACCCCCTGTCCGTCGTCCACCCCGGCGTCGTCATCGGCGATTCCGCAACAGGAGAGACAGAGCAGCTCGGTGGTCTCGGCGTTCTCGTTGATGCTGCACGCAGAAAACTGATGGCCCTTGTCCCGGGAGGCGAAAAATATTGGCTGCCCCTGTTCCACCTTGATCACGCCGCCGCCTTTCTCGCCGCACTTGCCCAAGAAGAGCAACCTATCAGCCAAACGTATTATTTGTTGCAAGCGAAGGAAGACAACCCTAATATGATGCAGCTTATTACAACGATGGCCAAGGAGCTTCGCGTAGCCAAGCCCGTCGGCTCTCTACCGCTTGGCGTCTTATCCAAAGTGCTCGGAAGCCCACTGGGCGGCAAACTGGGCATTCCCCAGGAATCACTGAGCTTTGTCGTAGACGATTCTTATTCGCTCGAATCCGCCCGATATATTCAACAAAAATATGCGCTGGACTACACGGTGACGCCGTCTGCTTTGCGCCATACAATCGCTGACCTCGATTTTCGCCTCTCGCATTCAGTGACGGCGCATAAGGGCTACAATCAGGGCAAGCTAGGCAATATGACTGCATTGCACAATAACAACAAAAGCGGAAATCCGATTTTGTTCATACCTGGCACCTTTAGCGGAGCGGATTGCCTGATTCCTCTAGCCCATCATTTTCAGAATGCCAACGTCTGGCTCCCTGACCTTCCTGGGCTAGGCAGAAGCCCCTATCACCATAAGTCCAATGTAATTGATGGCCACTTGGAGAGCCTTATAGAAGCCATTGCAGCAATGGATGCTCCCGTTACCTTAATCGGGCATTCTTATGGAGCACTCCTTGCCGCCAAAGTCATGGAGCGTCTGCCAGAACGAATTCAAGCGCTTGGACTGCTGCAGCCCGTTTTTCATCCGGCACCATCCATGTATAAGCAGCGCTGGCTTACGGAAATGGCACTCTCACGCATGAGTGAGGCCGCACTAATCAGGTCGCTGATTAAGCAAAGCTGCTTCGAATCAGAGGCACAAATTCCAGCCGAATATACCCGTTATGTCCAAGATGAGCTGCGCTCACCGCGGGTAAGGAAAACACTTGCCGAGCTATTGCGCGAGTTGACGCATCCGCAAAGCTTTCAGCTAACGCCGGAACAGTGGGATGAGAAGAAGGTTCATATTTTATGGGGAGAACAGGAACGGAACTATCAGCTGCCTGATCGCTACCGCCACTTGCACATGGATAACCTTCCTTACGGGCATCATTTTCCGATCTCCCACCCAGAGCATACTGCCCAGTTGCTGAGGCAATGGCTCGGGAAATAA
- a CDS encoding TetR/AcrR family transcriptional regulator, which produces MKTKQSNREVALHAAQQLFLSKGYLVTSMDDIVAASKVSKTNIYYYFKSKEELLSAIIERMINQYASLFEHIGRQNDLPVLERLDKLAWLLTEQDAHCLGGCPFLTLYTQAPLENGPFREQFRRFFQSQLSFIEQLLHEGISRKELKPDLPVEPTAALMLSTIEGALFLQHASQNPNTVTHAFHALAALLK; this is translated from the coding sequence ATGAAAACAAAACAATCCAACCGCGAGGTCGCCTTGCATGCGGCCCAACAGCTATTTTTGAGCAAAGGTTATTTGGTTACGAGCATGGATGACATCGTAGCTGCCAGCAAAGTGTCCAAAACGAACATCTATTATTATTTCAAAAGCAAAGAAGAGCTGCTGTCCGCCATTATTGAACGGATGATCAACCAATATGCAAGCTTGTTCGAGCACATTGGCAGGCAAAATGATCTACCTGTACTTGAGCGTCTGGATAAGCTCGCCTGGCTATTGACCGAGCAGGATGCGCACTGCCTTGGCGGCTGCCCATTTCTGACCCTCTATACGCAGGCGCCGCTGGAGAACGGACCGTTCCGCGAGCAGTTCCGCCGCTTTTTCCAAAGCCAGCTTTCCTTTATCGAACAATTGCTGCACGAGGGAATATCGCGCAAAGAGCTCAAGCCCGACTTGCCGGTCGAACCAACCGCCGCACTTATGCTGTCTACGATTGAGGGAGCTTTATTTTTGCAGCATGCCAGCCAGAACCCAAATACAGTTACACATGCGTTTCATGCTTTAGCAGCCTTGCTAAAGTAA
- a CDS encoding ABC transporter substrate-binding protein: MRQSWKVWLLGLLVVSMFVVVGCGSSGGKAGEGGAGEPITIALSPWPGWYMWYVAEEKGFFEKHGVNVKLEFFPVYSDSLQALATGRVDANSQTLSDTLAPFSKGIPLKAVLVNDNSFGGDAIVSKPEIQSIQDLKGKTVATELGTVDHLLLLTALAQNGMKEEDVNYVNMTVNDAGPAFISGKSDASVLWEPFQTIAVKEGKGKVLFSSKDTPGLIPDLLVFREEVVQKRSAEVQKVVDAWFDALAYYEANQEEVLKLLATKAETTPEDLKLGFDGIKLFSQADNLHAFEKRDEYTSLEYTAGQTAGFLRGLDMVGDIDDVSGLFDAQFVKNTSAGK, translated from the coding sequence ATGAGACAGTCGTGGAAGGTTTGGCTCTTGGGGTTGCTTGTCGTGTCGATGTTTGTTGTTGTGGGTTGTGGTAGTTCAGGTGGCAAAGCGGGAGAAGGAGGAGCGGGTGAGCCGATTACAATTGCCCTGAGTCCGTGGCCGGGTTGGTATATGTGGTATGTAGCTGAGGAAAAAGGTTTTTTTGAAAAGCACGGAGTCAACGTAAAGCTGGAGTTTTTCCCGGTGTACAGCGACTCGCTGCAAGCTTTGGCAACGGGAAGGGTAGATGCAAACAGCCAGACGCTGAGCGATACGCTCGCTCCTTTTTCAAAGGGAATTCCGCTTAAAGCGGTTCTGGTCAACGATAACTCCTTCGGCGGCGATGCTATTGTCAGCAAACCGGAAATCCAGTCCATACAGGATTTGAAGGGGAAAACAGTTGCGACGGAGCTTGGTACTGTCGATCATTTGCTGCTGCTGACTGCCTTGGCGCAAAATGGCATGAAGGAAGAAGATGTGAACTACGTCAATATGACTGTAAATGATGCGGGCCCAGCTTTTATTTCCGGAAAGTCTGATGCTTCTGTTCTATGGGAGCCGTTCCAGACAATTGCGGTGAAGGAAGGAAAGGGCAAGGTGTTGTTCTCCTCTAAAGATACGCCGGGACTTATACCGGATTTGCTTGTGTTTCGTGAAGAGGTTGTGCAGAAGCGTTCCGCTGAAGTGCAGAAGGTTGTGGATGCCTGGTTCGATGCGCTTGCGTATTATGAGGCGAATCAGGAAGAGGTGCTGAAGCTGCTGGCGACCAAGGCGGAGACGACTCCGGAGGATCTCAAGTTGGGGTTTGATGGCATCAAGCTGTTCTCTCAAGCGGATAATCTTCACGCCTTCGAGAAGCGTGATGAATATACCTCGCTTGAATATACGGCGGGACAGACGGCGGGTTTCTTGCGCGGACTCGATATGGTCGGTGACATTGATGACGTGAGCGGACTGTTCGACGCGCAATTCGTCAAAAATACATCAGCAGGGAAGTGA
- a CDS encoding urea amidolyase associated protein UAAP1 has translation MSEEWSKTIEAGGKWSGVIGRGKLVRLTALEGGANVSAMLFSAQDLNERYNMPDTLKAQHTSHLTKGNVLMSDNGRAMVSIVEDGLGWHDPLGGYTSRELTDERYGATTYQALRNGWLRSGQENLAVELVRSGMGVRDLMPVINWFSKISCDEQGDMHYAENHCLAGASVTLRTEMDVLLVLSNTPNPLDARTIYPSVPVGVEVFAAETVDREHDYCVNYRAENRRAFENTWEYNLLWGGGW, from the coding sequence ATGAGTGAAGAATGGAGCAAAACGATTGAAGCCGGAGGCAAGTGGTCGGGTGTTATTGGACGGGGGAAGCTTGTTCGTTTAACCGCCCTTGAAGGTGGGGCGAATGTGTCTGCCATGCTGTTCAGCGCTCAAGATTTGAATGAACGCTACAATATGCCAGATACACTCAAGGCGCAGCATACCTCACATCTAACGAAAGGGAATGTGCTGATGAGCGACAATGGACGTGCGATGGTCAGTATTGTAGAGGATGGACTTGGCTGGCATGACCCGCTTGGCGGCTATACAAGCCGCGAGCTGACGGATGAGCGCTATGGCGCGACGACTTATCAGGCACTTCGAAATGGCTGGCTGCGAAGCGGGCAGGAAAATTTGGCGGTTGAGCTGGTGCGAAGCGGCATGGGTGTCAGGGATTTGATGCCGGTCATCAACTGGTTTTCTAAAATCAGCTGCGATGAGCAGGGTGATATGCATTATGCCGAAAATCATTGCCTGGCAGGTGCTAGTGTGACGCTTCGAACAGAAATGGATGTGCTGCTGGTGCTGTCGAATACGCCTAATCCGCTTGATGCTAGAACGATTTATCCTTCGGTTCCGGTGGGGGTAGAAGTGTTCGCGGCTGAGACAGTAGATCGAGAACATGACTATTGTGTAAATTATCGTGCGGAAAACCGCCGTGCGTTCGAAAATACGTGGGAATACAACCTTTTATGGGGAGGCGGATGGTGA